The following coding sequences are from one Hymenobacter sp. DG25A window:
- a CDS encoding nucleoside permease produces MNTKLRLIVLSFLQFFIWGSWLITIGAYWFKTKEWSGAEFGAIFSTMGIAAIFMPSLMGILADKYFNAEKLFGILHILGGAVLMMVPSVNDPGTMFWVMLLNMIFYMPTLALSIAVSYSVLKKEGLDVVKDYPPIRVWGTVGFIVAMWTVSLLHIETSASQFYVAAGAAFLLGIYSFTLPACPPQGANQSSKSLADALGLHSFALLKDRKMAVFFLFALLLGAALQLTNAYGDVFLHDFDQNSAYNGTLAVRYPAIIMSISQISETLFILAIPFFLRRFGIKQVMFFSMIAWVLRFGLFAYGNPGSGLWMIILSCIVYGMAFDFFNISGSLFVETQTKPAIRASAQGLFMMMTNGFGAVLGSSVSGLVIQHFFTNPDNTKDWPGIWLSFAGYSLVIAVLFVIMFKHKHDPHAVDTTKVEPLLTVEQA; encoded by the coding sequence ATGAACACTAAGCTGCGTCTTATTGTATTGAGTTTCTTGCAATTCTTTATTTGGGGTTCGTGGTTGATAACCATTGGGGCATATTGGTTTAAAACCAAAGAATGGTCGGGAGCTGAGTTTGGGGCCATTTTCTCTACCATGGGTATTGCGGCCATTTTTATGCCCTCGCTCATGGGCATTCTGGCCGATAAGTACTTCAACGCCGAAAAGCTTTTCGGCATTCTGCACATTCTGGGCGGAGCCGTGCTGATGATGGTACCTTCCGTCAACGACCCCGGCACCATGTTCTGGGTGATGCTGCTGAACATGATTTTCTACATGCCCACGCTGGCCTTGTCCATTGCCGTGTCGTACTCGGTATTGAAAAAGGAAGGCCTGGATGTTGTAAAGGACTATCCGCCTATCCGGGTATGGGGCACCGTGGGTTTTATTGTGGCCATGTGGACGGTGAGCCTGCTGCATATTGAAACTTCCGCCAGCCAGTTTTACGTGGCAGCCGGAGCGGCTTTCCTGCTGGGCATTTACTCGTTTACGCTGCCCGCCTGCCCGCCGCAGGGCGCTAATCAGTCCAGCAAGTCGCTGGCCGATGCGCTGGGACTACACTCCTTTGCGCTGCTGAAGGACCGGAAGATGGCTGTTTTCTTCCTCTTCGCGCTGCTGCTGGGCGCGGCCTTGCAGCTCACCAATGCCTACGGCGACGTATTCCTGCACGATTTCGATCAGAACTCTGCTTACAACGGCACGCTGGCCGTGCGATACCCGGCCATCATCATGTCGATTTCGCAGATTTCGGAAACGCTGTTTATCCTGGCTATTCCGTTCTTCCTGCGGCGCTTTGGCATCAAGCAGGTGATGTTTTTCAGCATGATTGCCTGGGTACTGCGTTTTGGCCTGTTCGCCTACGGCAACCCCGGCTCCGGCCTCTGGATGATTATCCTCTCGTGCATCGTGTACGGCATGGCCTTCGATTTCTTCAACATCTCGGGCTCCCTGTTCGTGGAGACGCAAACCAAGCCGGCCATCCGGGCCAGTGCTCAGGGTTTGTTTATGATGATGACCAACGGTTTTGGAGCGGTATTGGGCAGCTCCGTCAGCGGCCTGGTTATCCAGCACTTCTTCACCAACCCCGACAACACTAAAGACTGGCCCGGCATCTGGCTTTCTTTCGCCGGCTACTCCTTGGTTATTGCGGTGCTGTTCGTCATTATGTTCAAACACAAGCACGACCCGCACGCTGTTGATACCACAAAAGTGGAACCTCTGCTTACAGTGGAGCAGGCATAG
- a CDS encoding nucleoside-diphosphate kinase — translation MATNRTFTMIKPDATQENHIGGILNMMEEGGFRIVALKKVLLTPERAGEFYAVHKERPFYADLVKYMSSGPIVAAILEKDNAVADFRTLIGATNPAQAAEGTIRKKYAKSIEANAVHGSDSDENAQIEGDFFFAANEQF, via the coding sequence ATGGCCACGAACCGCACGTTCACGATGATTAAGCCCGATGCCACCCAGGAAAACCACATTGGTGGCATCCTGAACATGATGGAAGAAGGCGGGTTCCGCATCGTAGCCCTGAAAAAAGTTCTCCTCACGCCAGAGCGTGCCGGTGAGTTCTACGCCGTACACAAAGAGCGCCCCTTCTACGCCGACCTGGTGAAGTACATGTCGTCGGGCCCCATCGTAGCTGCTATTCTGGAGAAGGATAACGCCGTTGCTGATTTCCGCACGCTCATCGGGGCTACCAACCCAGCTCAAGCTGCTGAAGGCACCATCCGTAAGAAATACGCCAAAAGCATTGAGGCCAACGCCGTACACGGCTCTGACTCCGATGAAAACGCGCAGATTGAAGGTGACTTCTTCTTCGCTGCCAACGAGCAGTTCTAG
- a CDS encoding DHH family phosphoesterase codes for MHDINALRELLAQPRQIFITTHHKPDADALGSSLGLAGYLRKKGHHVTVVTPSDYPNFLAWMPGNEDVIIYERNQNDAQVRDIINRAEVIFCLDFSCLGRINEMGEYIRHAPGTKVLIDHHLEPEQFADLDFSNPKAAATAELVFEVIRDLGDQNLIDVGIGECLYAGIMTDTGSFRHPSTSRNVHLIIAELLNAGINLSDVHRRIYDSHSEMRLRFLGFVLKDKLTVLREYNTAYIAITQDELRQYDSKTGDTEGLVNFALSIEGVVFAAILIDRGQAVKISFRSVGDFSVNEFARKHFNGGGHHNAAGGISYEPLEPTVKRFLDLLPQYQTQLVTSPLAVAPPSA; via the coding sequence ATGCACGATATAAACGCTCTGCGGGAGCTGTTAGCCCAGCCCAGGCAGATATTTATCACCACCCACCACAAACCCGACGCCGACGCCCTGGGCTCGTCTTTGGGCCTGGCTGGCTACCTGCGCAAAAAAGGCCACCACGTTACGGTGGTTACGCCCTCTGATTACCCCAACTTCCTGGCCTGGATGCCCGGCAACGAGGACGTAATCATTTATGAGCGCAACCAGAACGATGCCCAGGTGCGGGACATCATCAACCGCGCCGAGGTTATTTTCTGCCTCGATTTCAGCTGCCTGGGCCGCATCAATGAGATGGGCGAGTACATCCGCCACGCCCCCGGCACCAAAGTGCTTATCGACCACCACCTGGAGCCCGAGCAGTTTGCCGACCTGGATTTCTCCAACCCCAAAGCTGCCGCTACGGCCGAGCTGGTGTTTGAAGTAATCCGGGACCTGGGCGACCAGAACCTGATTGACGTAGGCATTGGCGAGTGCCTCTACGCGGGCATTATGACGGACACGGGCTCGTTCCGCCACCCCAGCACCTCCCGCAACGTGCACCTGATTATTGCTGAGCTGCTGAACGCCGGCATTAATCTGAGCGACGTGCACCGCCGCATCTACGACTCGCACTCCGAAATGCGCCTGCGCTTCCTGGGCTTTGTGCTCAAGGACAAGCTCACGGTACTGCGCGAATACAACACGGCCTACATTGCCATTACCCAGGACGAGCTGCGCCAGTACGACTCCAAAACCGGCGACACCGAAGGCCTGGTTAACTTCGCCTTAAGCATTGAAGGCGTGGTATTTGCCGCCATTCTCATTGACCGGGGCCAGGCCGTGAAGATTTCCTTCCGCTCCGTGGGTGATTTCTCCGTGAACGAGTTTGCCCGCAAGCATTTCAACGGCGGCGGCCACCACAATGCCGCCGGCGGCATCAGCTACGAGCCCCTGGAACCCACCGTAAAACGCTTCCTCGACCTGCTGCCGCAATACCAGACACAGCTCGTCACGAGTCCTTTGGCAGTTGCGCCGCCTTCGGCGTAA
- a CDS encoding FKBP-type peptidyl-prolyl cis-trans isomerase, with the protein MRSTSQFLYLALAAGTISLYSCNKGSGDFAKTKSGVEYKLFKNEGGKFTSKELSESDTTYKGRIGKIISLEVEYRTAKDSVLFNSRKQQGVPVMVPLQEVTTKGGLEEAISMLQPGDSGVFRFNLDTIFARSFKTPVPPFMKKAGNTMTVYAKAVKLMTRDEAMVEQQKMMAEQQQKMMAYAEQQLKKDDVILQDYIKKNNLKAQKSPDGIYYIVNTAGTGAKPKTGQLVSVQYKGTLLDGKEFDSSAKSNQGKPIQFPLGVGQVIPGWDKGIALLSKGTKGTLLIPSSLAYGQRGAGTDIPADAPLRFDVELVDIQNAPAAPQGGPAMGR; encoded by the coding sequence ATGCGCTCTACCAGCCAATTTCTGTACCTCGCCCTGGCTGCCGGTACTATTAGCCTATACTCCTGCAACAAAGGCAGCGGGGACTTTGCCAAAACCAAATCAGGAGTTGAATACAAGCTTTTCAAGAATGAGGGCGGTAAATTCACTTCCAAAGAGCTAAGTGAAAGCGACACGACTTACAAAGGCCGGATCGGAAAAATCATTTCCCTGGAAGTAGAGTACCGCACTGCCAAAGACTCGGTACTGTTCAACTCCCGCAAGCAGCAGGGCGTACCAGTTATGGTGCCGCTGCAGGAGGTTACCACCAAAGGCGGCCTGGAAGAAGCTATTTCCATGCTGCAGCCCGGCGACAGCGGCGTGTTCCGCTTTAACTTGGATACCATTTTTGCGCGCTCCTTCAAAACTCCCGTTCCGCCTTTCATGAAGAAAGCCGGCAACACCATGACTGTGTACGCCAAGGCTGTTAAGCTGATGACGCGCGACGAAGCCATGGTAGAGCAGCAGAAGATGATGGCCGAGCAGCAGCAGAAAATGATGGCCTACGCTGAGCAGCAGCTCAAGAAGGACGACGTAATTCTGCAGGACTACATCAAGAAGAACAACCTGAAGGCGCAGAAAAGCCCCGATGGCATCTACTACATTGTAAACACCGCCGGCACGGGCGCCAAGCCTAAAACCGGTCAGTTGGTATCGGTGCAGTACAAAGGCACCCTGCTCGATGGCAAAGAGTTTGACTCTTCGGCCAAGAGCAACCAGGGCAAGCCAATTCAGTTCCCCTTGGGCGTGGGTCAGGTAATTCCAGGCTGGGATAAGGGCATTGCCCTGCTCAGCAAAGGCACCAAAGGCACCCTGCTCATTCCTTCGTCGTTGGCCTACGGGCAGCGCGGCGCTGGCACCGATATTCCTGCTGATGCTCCCCTGCGCTTCGATGTGGAGCTGGTAGACATTCAGAACGCACCGGCTGCTCCACAGGGCGGTCCGGCTATGGGCCGCTAA
- a CDS encoding FKBP-type peptidyl-prolyl cis-trans isomerase encodes MARSFSLKSSFLLRSLVMLLAAAMPLLSGCGSSEPDYIKAAKKHQEEQKVADMASIQAWLTTNNYSASQVQTTESGISIVTLEAGTGPAVVKGKTLQVQYIGKLLDGTKFDSSFDNGSVCGCFSFMVGAGGVIPGWEEAVLLMKAASDSQDGKGDEKGDHKLVLIPSYLAYGATARGNIPPDSPLVFDMQLLSQR; translated from the coding sequence ATGGCACGCTCCTTTTCCTTGAAAAGCTCCTTCCTTCTCCGTTCGCTGGTGATGCTGCTGGCAGCCGCTATGCCCCTACTTTCCGGTTGCGGTAGCTCCGAGCCGGATTACATTAAAGCCGCCAAGAAGCACCAGGAGGAGCAGAAAGTGGCTGATATGGCCTCCATTCAGGCATGGCTCACCACCAACAATTACTCTGCTTCCCAGGTACAGACCACGGAGTCAGGCATTTCCATTGTAACGCTGGAAGCCGGTACCGGCCCAGCCGTAGTGAAGGGCAAAACCCTGCAGGTACAGTACATTGGCAAGCTGCTGGATGGCACTAAGTTCGACAGCTCGTTTGATAATGGTTCGGTATGCGGCTGCTTTAGCTTTATGGTAGGCGCCGGCGGGGTTATCCCCGGCTGGGAAGAGGCCGTGCTCCTGATGAAAGCAGCCAGTGACAGCCAGGATGGCAAAGGCGACGAAAAAGGTGACCACAAGCTGGTGCTCATCCCTTCTTACCTGGCCTACGGCGCTACTGCAAGAGGCAACATTCCTCCTGATTCGCCTTTGGTATTTGATATGCAGCTGCTCAGCCAGCGCTAA
- a CDS encoding FKBP-type peptidyl-prolyl cis-trans isomerase: protein MRICRITGRLALLVFLLLLARLSSAQTPGTAADTVKLASGVRYVVHERGTGAVPNKGQVVYVHYTGFLPSGRMFESSAEEGKPVRLRLGRKEVIAGWEEVLALLPEGTRAWVYIPAPLAYGKKGVLLPDDEQQRYLIPPNTNLGFELQVVKVK from the coding sequence ATGCGCATCTGCCGGATTACCGGAAGACTGGCCCTGCTGGTCTTTCTCCTGCTCCTTGCCCGCCTGAGCTCCGCTCAGACTCCAGGTACTGCCGCTGACACCGTGAAACTGGCCAGCGGCGTGCGCTACGTGGTGCATGAGCGCGGCACGGGTGCCGTTCCTAACAAGGGGCAGGTAGTCTATGTGCACTACACTGGCTTTCTGCCCAGTGGGCGCATGTTCGAGTCCTCGGCGGAAGAAGGGAAGCCGGTGCGCCTGCGGCTGGGCCGGAAAGAGGTAATTGCCGGCTGGGAGGAAGTACTGGCGCTGCTGCCGGAGGGCACCCGGGCCTGGGTATATATCCCGGCTCCGCTGGCTTACGGCAAAAAGGGCGTGCTCCTGCCCGACGATGAGCAGCAACGCTACCTCATTCCCCCCAACACCAACCTCGGCTTTGAGCTGCAGGTAGTTAAGGTGAAGTAG
- the recO gene encoding DNA repair protein RecO, whose product MLIKTRGIVLGYIRYRETSIIARVYTERLGLQTYVVNGVRKAKPPGRIALFQPFTMLELVAYTSRTGGITRLSEFRCAESFSSIPYDVRKSSVALFLSEVLSRTVLEEEENVPLFTFLHDSILAFDQQKEGFENFALAFLLRLASYLGFGAESGQEITSQVAFAGAAPTTAADSGPTVLRFQEFDQYFDELMRDPGSASVPNGRIRRELLLVLIRYYQLHIEKLGEIRSLAVLSEVLAE is encoded by the coding sequence ATGCTCATTAAAACCCGTGGCATTGTCCTAGGCTATATCCGCTACCGCGAAACGTCCATTATTGCCCGCGTGTATACCGAGCGGCTGGGGCTGCAGACGTACGTGGTCAATGGCGTGCGCAAGGCCAAGCCGCCCGGGCGTATTGCGCTGTTTCAGCCCTTTACCATGCTGGAGCTGGTGGCGTACACCTCCCGCACGGGCGGCATCACGCGCCTGTCGGAGTTTCGGTGCGCGGAATCGTTTTCGTCTATTCCTTATGATGTGCGCAAGAGCAGCGTGGCGCTGTTTCTATCAGAGGTACTAAGCCGCACGGTGCTGGAGGAGGAGGAAAACGTGCCCCTGTTCACCTTCCTGCACGATTCTATCCTGGCCTTCGACCAGCAAAAGGAGGGCTTTGAGAACTTTGCCCTGGCCTTTCTGCTGCGCCTGGCTTCCTACCTGGGTTTTGGGGCCGAATCGGGCCAGGAAATCACCTCTCAGGTGGCCTTTGCCGGCGCCGCACCCACTACCGCCGCCGACTCCGGCCCAACCGTTCTGCGCTTTCAGGAGTTCGACCAGTATTTTGATGAGCTGATGCGCGACCCCGGCAGTGCCTCCGTGCCCAACGGCCGCATACGCCGGGAGCTGCTCCTGGTGCTTATTCGCTACTATCAGCTGCACATTGAGAAGCTGGGTGAGATACGCTCCCTGGCCGTACTTTCCGAAGTGCTGGCCGAGTAA
- a CDS encoding T9SS type A sorting domain-containing protein has product MLHFVHCLRWVFAGLVASLLAAGGALGQSAVGFGDWQLHLPTNRANAVADAGNRVYVATDDAFLLFDKELKSIRLLSRRDGLHEVGVRTVAYDSLTQSVLVVYRNGNLDLLRPDGSIHNLTDILRKQLPGEKVINSVYFNARRAYLSGSFGLVVVDMNRLEVRDTYTNIGPGGEAVRVFATTVLHDSLYAATSHGLLRGRLTDNLVDYHSWRTDAGGSARPGEPYRTLATQDEQVYAGVNNIGLHRFTGKEWVPLGPLAGHEYRQLTPSAAGLLVVSNVGVALLDRNGQARSYTHALIQNPQAISRARDGVLYIADNGNGLLAVTPDGQQVNSYVTNAPASVRAFSILTEPNGRVTVFSGGYGDRYLQAEIYDGFYEYADGRWQSTTPQTLPDLAQYPRPKDLTRGVRTPDGTLYIGSYGNGLLEWKGPGRFRLFNPVSNQPNPLLSVIADPNYTRITDVALDADGNVWVVNRHEAPNTSGLFLYQPATQQWTTIPYFSGAENLDRIAIDDNGYAWLTEARKNGRGLVVYDRKTQARRLFTKEDGGLPALELYDVVKDRAGDIWVATISGVVVYNDPSQVFLPGSPGLRKPLVRRGDGSGYDLLFTEVVKTIAVDGGNRKWFGTDNGLWLFNADGDEALQHFTTANSPLPSNRIVDVAVNDKTGEVFVATEAGLVSFRGSATVTEGAPSCARVFPNPVRRNFTGQVGISGLANNAVVKITDVAGQLVYQTRASGGTVVWNLQDYNGRRVQSGVYLVLSSDADGQNGCISKVAVVEK; this is encoded by the coding sequence ATGCTGCACTTTGTACACTGCCTGCGTTGGGTTTTTGCCGGACTGGTAGCCAGTCTGCTGGCCGCCGGCGGAGCGCTGGGGCAGAGTGCAGTAGGATTCGGCGACTGGCAACTGCACCTGCCGACCAACCGGGCTAATGCGGTGGCCGATGCCGGCAACCGCGTGTATGTGGCCACCGATGACGCCTTCCTGCTGTTTGATAAGGAGCTGAAAAGCATCCGGCTGCTTTCCCGCCGCGACGGCCTGCATGAGGTAGGCGTGCGCACGGTAGCCTATGATTCCCTGACGCAGTCGGTGCTGGTGGTGTACCGCAACGGCAACCTGGATTTGCTGCGGCCCGATGGTTCCATCCACAACCTCACCGACATTCTGCGCAAGCAGCTGCCCGGCGAAAAAGTCATCAACAGCGTCTATTTCAATGCCCGGCGGGCGTACCTGTCCGGCAGCTTTGGGCTGGTAGTGGTGGATATGAACCGGCTGGAAGTGCGCGATACCTACACCAATATTGGCCCGGGCGGCGAGGCAGTGCGCGTGTTTGCCACCACCGTGCTGCACGATTCACTGTACGCTGCCACCTCCCACGGTTTGCTGCGCGGCCGCCTGACCGATAACCTGGTAGACTACCATAGCTGGCGCACCGATGCCGGCGGCTCTGCCCGCCCCGGCGAGCCATACCGCACCCTAGCCACCCAGGATGAGCAGGTGTACGCGGGCGTAAACAACATCGGCCTACACCGCTTCACCGGCAAGGAGTGGGTGCCGCTGGGGCCGCTGGCCGGCCATGAGTACCGGCAGTTGACGCCTTCCGCCGCGGGGCTGCTGGTCGTCAGCAATGTGGGGGTGGCATTGCTGGACCGCAATGGCCAGGCGCGTTCGTATACGCATGCCCTGATCCAGAACCCGCAGGCCATAAGCCGGGCCCGCGACGGAGTGCTGTACATAGCCGATAACGGCAATGGTCTGCTAGCTGTGACGCCCGATGGTCAGCAGGTGAACAGCTATGTCACCAACGCTCCGGCCTCCGTGCGGGCATTCAGTATTCTGACGGAGCCCAACGGGCGCGTCACCGTATTTTCGGGCGGATACGGCGACCGGTATCTGCAGGCCGAAATCTACGATGGGTTTTACGAGTATGCAGATGGCCGCTGGCAAAGCACCACGCCCCAAACCCTGCCTGATCTGGCCCAGTACCCCCGCCCCAAAGACCTGACGCGCGGCGTGCGCACCCCCGATGGCACCTTATATATCGGCAGCTACGGCAACGGGCTGCTGGAATGGAAGGGGCCGGGCAGGTTCCGGCTGTTTAACCCGGTCAGCAATCAGCCTAACCCCTTGCTCAGCGTTATTGCCGACCCCAACTATACCCGCATAACTGATGTGGCGCTGGATGCCGATGGCAACGTGTGGGTAGTGAACCGGCACGAAGCCCCCAACACTTCGGGGCTGTTCCTGTACCAGCCCGCCACCCAGCAGTGGACGACGATACCGTATTTTTCCGGCGCCGAAAACCTGGACCGTATTGCCATTGATGACAACGGCTATGCCTGGCTGACCGAGGCCCGCAAGAATGGCCGGGGGCTGGTGGTGTATGATCGGAAAACCCAGGCCCGCCGACTCTTTACCAAGGAAGATGGCGGCCTGCCCGCCTTGGAGCTGTATGATGTGGTGAAAGACCGGGCCGGTGATATTTGGGTAGCCACCATTTCGGGCGTGGTCGTGTACAACGACCCCAGCCAGGTGTTTCTGCCCGGCAGCCCGGGGCTCCGGAAACCCCTTGTGCGCCGTGGAGATGGCAGCGGTTATGATTTGCTCTTCACGGAAGTGGTAAAAACCATTGCCGTAGATGGCGGCAACCGCAAATGGTTTGGTACCGATAACGGCCTCTGGCTGTTCAATGCTGACGGCGACGAGGCCCTGCAGCACTTCACCACCGCCAACAGCCCGCTGCCCTCTAACCGTATTGTGGATGTGGCCGTGAATGATAAAACCGGGGAAGTATTTGTAGCTACCGAAGCCGGGCTGGTAAGCTTCCGGGGCTCGGCTACCGTAACGGAGGGCGCCCCCAGCTGCGCCAGGGTATTTCCCAACCCGGTACGCCGTAATTTCACGGGCCAGGTGGGTATTTCCGGGCTGGCCAACAATGCCGTGGTTAAGATTACGGATGTGGCCGGGCAGCTGGTGTACCAAACGCGCGCCAGCGGCGGCACCGTGGTCTGGAACCTGCAGGACTACAATGGCCGCCGGGTACAGTCGGGCGTCTATCTGGTGCTCAGCTCCGATGCCGACGGCCAGAATGGCTGCATCAGCAAAGTAGCTGTGGTGGAGAAGTAA
- a CDS encoding thymidine kinase: protein MFIEPRVGNARETPRRGWIEVVCGSMFSGKTEELIRRLNRARIARQHVEIFKPALDTRYHELDVVSHNANSIRSTPVQLPEEMLLLASGCDVVGIDEAQFFDASVVDVCIQLANHGKRVIVAGLDMDYMGKPFGAMPALMAVAEYVTKVHAVCVRCGEIASYSFRIAASEDKILLGETDSYEARCRHCFLEGLKDKSEEAEATGTTIKHQ from the coding sequence GTGTTTATTGAACCCCGTGTCGGCAATGCCCGTGAAACGCCCCGCCGGGGCTGGATTGAAGTTGTGTGCGGCTCTATGTTTTCGGGCAAAACGGAGGAGCTGATCCGGCGCCTGAACCGCGCCCGCATTGCGCGGCAGCACGTCGAAATCTTTAAACCCGCCCTCGATACCCGCTATCATGAGCTGGATGTGGTATCGCACAACGCCAACAGCATCCGCTCTACGCCGGTGCAGCTGCCAGAGGAAATGCTGCTGCTGGCCAGCGGCTGCGACGTGGTGGGGATTGATGAGGCCCAGTTCTTTGATGCCTCCGTGGTAGACGTCTGCATTCAGCTGGCCAACCACGGCAAGCGCGTAATTGTGGCGGGCCTGGATATGGATTACATGGGCAAACCCTTTGGCGCCATGCCCGCCCTCATGGCCGTGGCCGAGTACGTTACCAAGGTGCACGCCGTGTGTGTGCGCTGCGGCGAAATTGCCAGCTATTCCTTCCGCATTGCGGCCTCCGAAGATAAAATTCTGCTGGGCGAAACCGACTCCTACGAAGCCCGCTGCCGCCACTGCTTTCTGGAAGGCCTGAAGGATAAGTCGGAAGAAGCCGAGGCTACGGGCACGACCATCAAGCACCAATAG